The following proteins are co-located in the Escherichia fergusonii ATCC 35469 genome:
- a CDS encoding phage tail assembly protein, translating into MKELELKKPITAHGETLSVLEFDEPTGKDVRELGYPYQMNQDESVRLLAHVVSKYIVRLAKVPQNSVDQMSPADLNAAAWLVAGFFLQA; encoded by the coding sequence ATGAAAGAGCTTGAGTTAAAGAAACCGATTACCGCTCATGGCGAGACACTCTCCGTACTGGAGTTTGATGAGCCCACCGGGAAAGATGTCCGCGAGCTGGGGTATCCCTACCAGATGAATCAGGATGAGTCCGTCAGACTTCTGGCGCATGTGGTATCGAAATATATTGTGCGGCTGGCGAAAGTGCCGCAAAACTCTGTCGACCAGATGTCTCCGGCAGACCTGAATGCAGCGGCGTGGCTTGTGGCCGGTTTTTTCCTCCAGGCCTGA
- a CDS encoding phage tail tube protein, with protein MARIGGTCYFKIDGQQLSLTGGIEVPMNRTVNDDIIGLDGSVDRKETHRAPYVKGTFKVPKNFPVSKITSSDEMTITAELANGQVYVLSSAWLHGEANHNAEEGTVDLEFHGEEGDYQ; from the coding sequence ATGGCCCGTATCGGGGGAACCTGTTATTTCAAAATTGACGGTCAGCAGCTATCGCTGACCGGCGGCATTGAGGTGCCCATGAACAGGACGGTCAATGATGACATCATCGGCCTGGACGGTTCAGTGGACCGCAAGGAAACTCACCGTGCGCCTTATGTTAAAGGGACCTTCAAGGTGCCGAAGAATTTTCCGGTGAGCAAAATCACCTCGTCTGATGAGATGACCATCACTGCCGAGCTGGCGAACGGTCAGGTCTATGTACTGTCGTCTGCCTGGCTGCACGGCGAAGCGAACCATAATGCCGAAGAAGGCACGGTCGATCTTGAGTTCCACGGTGAAGAAGGGGATTACCAGTAA
- a CDS encoding phage head closure protein produces the protein MKIRQAQTSATYILPDPGELNKLVLIRQRVDMPADNFGVEPQYPVTFRTWAKVIQTSATTWQETAQTGDAITHYITIRYRRGITADYEVVCGDSVYRVKRQRDLNGARRFLLLECTELGEFTQSHGGNNGDFLFAR, from the coding sequence ATGAAAATTCGTCAGGCGCAGACCAGCGCAACCTACATTCTGCCGGACCCCGGTGAACTGAATAAACTCGTCCTGATCCGCCAGCGGGTGGATATGCCCGCGGATAACTTTGGCGTGGAGCCTCAATACCCGGTTACGTTCCGGACATGGGCGAAGGTTATCCAGACCAGTGCCACCACCTGGCAGGAAACCGCGCAGACCGGAGACGCCATCACCCATTACATCACCATTCGCTACCGCCGGGGGATCACCGCTGATTATGAGGTGGTCTGCGGTGACAGTGTGTACCGGGTAAAACGTCAGCGCGATCTGAACGGGGCGCGGCGCTTTCTGCTGCTGGAGTGTACGGAGCTGGGCGAATTTACGCAGAGTCACGGAGGCAACAATGGCGACTTCCTTTTTGCACGTTGA
- a CDS encoding phage portal protein encodes MFFSGLFQRKSDAPVTTPAELADAIGLSYDTYTGKQISSQRAMRLTAVFSCVRVLAESVGMLPCNLYHLNGSLKQRATGERLHKLISTHPNGYMTPQEFWELVVTCLCLRGNFYAYKVKAFGEVAELLPVDPGCVVPKLNSSWEPVYQVTFPDGSTDVLSQEDIWHVRTLTLDGLVGLNPIAYAREAISLAAATEEHGARLFSNGAVTSGVLRTEQTLSDQAYERLKKDFEERHTGLGNAHRPMILEMGLDWKSMALNAEDSQFLETRKFQLEEICRLFRVPLHMVQNTDRATFNNIEELGLGFINYSLVPYLTRIEQRINTGLVRKSKQGVYYAKFNAGALLRGDMKSRFEAYATGINWGIYSPNDCRDLEDMNPRPGGDVYLTPMNMTTKPSDGSKAGKQKDNANADETTS; translated from the coding sequence GTGTTCTTTTCGGGATTATTTCAACGAAAAAGTGACGCACCGGTGACCACGCCAGCAGAGCTGGCGGATGCTATCGGGTTGTCCTACGACACCTATACCGGAAAGCAGATCAGCAGCCAGCGGGCCATGCGACTGACGGCGGTTTTTTCCTGTGTCAGGGTGCTGGCGGAGTCGGTCGGGATGTTGCCCTGCAACCTGTATCACCTGAACGGCAGCCTGAAGCAGAGAGCCACTGGCGAACGTCTGCATAAGCTGATCTCCACGCATCCCAATGGCTATATGACGCCGCAGGAGTTCTGGGAGCTGGTGGTCACCTGTCTGTGCCTGCGGGGAAACTTTTACGCCTACAAAGTGAAAGCATTTGGCGAAGTGGCTGAACTGCTGCCCGTCGATCCCGGCTGTGTGGTACCGAAGCTTAACAGTAGCTGGGAGCCGGTCTATCAGGTCACATTCCCGGATGGCTCCACGGATGTACTGAGCCAGGAGGATATCTGGCATGTGCGCACGCTGACGCTGGACGGACTGGTGGGGCTGAATCCCATCGCCTATGCCCGCGAGGCAATATCGCTGGCGGCAGCGACCGAAGAGCACGGGGCCAGACTGTTCAGCAATGGCGCGGTGACGTCGGGTGTGTTGCGTACAGAGCAGACGCTGTCAGATCAGGCTTACGAGCGCCTGAAGAAAGATTTTGAGGAGCGTCACACCGGGCTTGGTAATGCTCACCGCCCGATGATCCTTGAGATGGGGCTGGACTGGAAGTCGATGGCGCTGAACGCCGAGGACAGCCAGTTCCTGGAAACCCGCAAGTTTCAGCTTGAAGAAATCTGTCGTCTGTTCCGGGTGCCGTTGCACATGGTGCAGAACACCGATCGCGCCACCTTCAACAATATTGAAGAGCTGGGGCTGGGATTTATCAACTATTCACTGGTGCCGTATCTGACCCGCATCGAGCAGCGGATCAACACCGGACTGGTTCGAAAAAGTAAGCAGGGCGTTTATTACGCCAAATTTAACGCCGGGGCGTTACTGCGCGGGGATATGAAGTCCCGTTTTGAAGCCTACGCCACCGGGATTAACTGGGGAATTTACTCTCCCAATGACTGCCGCGACCTGGAAGATATGAATCCGCGTCCCGGTGGGGATGTCTATCTCACACCGATGAACATGACCACGAAACCCTCCGATGGCAGTAAAGCCGGTAAGCAGAAGGATAACGCCAATGCAGACGAAACAACGTCTTGA
- a CDS encoding head-tail connector protein, whose protein sequence is MLLTMEEIKAQLRLDEDFDADDRHLQLLACAAQKRTETYLNRKLYAPDETIPDSDLDGLHLPDDIRLGMLMLISHFYENRSSVTEVEKLDMPQSFGWLVGPYRYFPQ, encoded by the coding sequence ATGCTTCTGACAATGGAAGAGATTAAAGCCCAACTCCGGCTGGATGAGGATTTCGATGCTGATGACCGCCATCTGCAACTGCTGGCCTGTGCGGCGCAAAAGCGGACGGAAACGTATCTGAACCGGAAGCTCTATGCACCGGATGAAACCATTCCGGACAGCGATCTGGACGGGCTGCACCTGCCGGATGATATTCGTCTGGGGATGCTGATGCTTATCAGCCATTTTTACGAAAACCGCTCGTCGGTTACGGAAGTGGAGAAACTCGACATGCCGCAGAGTTTTGGCTGGCTTGTCGGCCCGTACAGGTACTTTCCGCAATGA
- a CDS encoding phage tail sheath subtilisin-like domain-containing protein, which translates to MTMSFNTIPSNTLVPLFYAEMDNQAANTAQDSGASLLIGHANNGAEIVANSLVLMPSADYARQICGAGSQLARMVEAYRQTDPFGELYVIAVPEATGAAATVTLTVTGAATETGTVNVYVGRTRVQAPVTNGDNVAMIAGSIQDAINAVPALPFTASSSAGVVTLTARHKGLCGNEIPVSLNYYGFGGGEVLPAGVQIAVATGTAGTGAPVLTGAVAAMADEPFDYIGLPFNDTASVNTLVTEMNDTSGRWSYARQLYGHVYSAKIGTLSELVTAGGQFNQQHITLAGYEKDTQTPADELAASRTARAAVFIRNDPARPTQTGELVGMLPAPKGKRFTMTEQQTLLSHGVATAYVESGVLRIQRDVTTYRKNAYGVADNSYLDSETLHTSAYVLRKLKSVITSKYGRHKLASDGTRFGPGQAIVTPAVIKGELLATYRQLERAGIVENYELFKQYLVVERDASDPNRLNTLFPPDYVNQLRVFAVVNQFRLQYSEESA; encoded by the coding sequence ATGACGATGAGCTTTAACACCATTCCGTCGAATACGCTGGTTCCGCTGTTTTATGCGGAAATGGATAACCAGGCGGCGAATACTGCACAGGACAGCGGGGCATCATTGCTGATTGGTCACGCCAATAACGGTGCAGAGATTGTTGCCAACAGTCTGGTGCTGATGCCGTCGGCAGACTATGCACGCCAGATTTGTGGTGCGGGAAGTCAGCTGGCGCGTATGGTCGAGGCTTATCGCCAGACCGACCCGTTTGGCGAGCTGTATGTGATTGCCGTTCCGGAAGCCACAGGCGCGGCGGCAACGGTTACGCTGACGGTGACCGGGGCGGCAACCGAAACAGGCACGGTGAATGTTTATGTGGGACGTACCCGCGTGCAGGCACCGGTGACCAACGGCGATAACGTCGCGATGATTGCCGGCAGTATCCAGGATGCCATCAATGCCGTTCCGGCCCTGCCGTTTACGGCCTCATCTTCGGCTGGCGTGGTTACACTGACCGCGCGTCATAAGGGGCTTTGCGGGAATGAAATTCCTGTCAGCCTCAATTACTACGGCTTTGGTGGGGGCGAAGTGCTGCCAGCGGGCGTACAGATTGCCGTGGCGACGGGTACCGCCGGAACGGGCGCTCCTGTTCTCACCGGTGCGGTGGCTGCAATGGCGGATGAGCCGTTTGATTATATCGGCCTGCCGTTCAACGACACGGCCTCCGTTAACACGCTGGTGACCGAGATGAACGATACCAGCGGTCGCTGGAGCTATGCGCGTCAGCTGTATGGTCATGTGTATTCGGCAAAGATCGGCACGCTGTCAGAACTGGTGACCGCAGGTGGCCAGTTTAACCAGCAGCACATTACCCTGGCGGGGTACGAAAAAGACACCCAGACGCCTGCCGACGAGCTGGCGGCAAGCCGTACCGCCCGCGCAGCGGTGTTTATCCGCAACGATCCGGCACGTCCCACGCAGACCGGTGAGCTGGTGGGTATGCTGCCTGCACCGAAGGGGAAACGGTTCACGATGACCGAACAACAGACCCTGCTGTCTCATGGCGTGGCAACGGCGTATGTCGAAAGCGGGGTACTGCGCATTCAGCGTGATGTTACCACGTACAGGAAAAACGCTTACGGGGTTGCGGATAACAGCTACCTCGACAGTGAGACACTGCATACCAGCGCGTATGTACTGCGCAAACTGAAATCCGTCATTACCAGTAAGTACGGGCGTCACAAGCTTGCCAGTGACGGTACCCGCTTTGGTCCCGGTCAGGCGATTGTCACCCCGGCGGTGATCAAAGGGGAACTGCTGGCAACCTACCGTCAGCTTGAGCGTGCGGGGATCGTGGAAAACTACGAACTGTTTAAGCAGTACCTGGTTGTGGAGCGTGATGCCAGCGATCCGAACCGCCTGAACACGCTGTTCCCGCCTGACTATGTTAACCAGTTGCGTGTCTTTGCCGTGGTTAACCAGTTCCGTCTTCAGTATTCAGAGGAGTCTGCATAA
- a CDS encoding phage tail tape measure protein, which translates to MAEFELKALITGVDRLSPALSKMQKKIRGFKRQAEEASQGGLALGGGLAAGLTLSLKSYADQENAATGLKVAMMDANGEVGKRFQDINKLAIGLGNQLPGTTADFQNMMQMLVRQGIPAENILGGVGKATAYLAVQLKKTPEAAAEFAAKMQDATGTASEDMMGLFDTIQKAFYLGVDDTNMLSFFTKTSSVLKMVNKDGLQAAQSLAPISVMMDQMGMNGESAGNALRKVIQSGLSVKKIRDVNKVMARQKLGVQLDFTDGKGSFGGLDNMFKQLAKLRKLTDVKRTNVLKAIFGDDAETIQVVNALIDKGKDGYDQIQQKMNKQASLNKRVQAQLGTLSNLWEAMTGTATNGLAAIGGAFSGDAKNITQWLGELGEKFTKFADENPRVIRGVVGLAAGLAILKLGLMGVGGAISIVSRIMSMTPIGMIATAIALAAGLIITNWDVVGPYFKKLWETIGPYFEAGWELLKKVFAWSPLGMVINNWGPVVKWFQDMWDKLKPIIEWFTDSSGDTVDAINSAQWGAGAYDAYGTGIPARGYTPYPAVDPAQSNNASDATGPNPFMINKASAPKVDGEIKVSFVNSPPGMRVMETRSSGIDVSHDVGYTRFR; encoded by the coding sequence ATGGCTGAATTTGAGCTTAAGGCGTTGATCACCGGTGTCGACAGGCTTTCTCCCGCGCTGTCGAAAATGCAAAAGAAAATCCGGGGATTTAAACGCCAGGCGGAAGAAGCGTCACAGGGTGGGCTGGCGCTTGGTGGCGGACTGGCAGCGGGTCTGACGCTTTCCCTGAAATCTTATGCCGATCAGGAAAACGCCGCCACCGGGCTGAAAGTTGCCATGATGGATGCGAACGGCGAGGTCGGAAAGCGCTTTCAGGACATCAATAAACTGGCTATTGGCCTGGGTAACCAGCTACCCGGTACAACGGCTGATTTCCAGAACATGATGCAGATGCTGGTGCGTCAGGGGATCCCGGCAGAAAACATTCTTGGCGGTGTGGGTAAAGCGACAGCTTATCTTGCGGTACAACTGAAAAAAACACCGGAAGCGGCTGCCGAGTTTGCTGCAAAGATGCAGGATGCTACCGGAACGGCGTCAGAAGACATGATGGGGCTGTTCGACACTATCCAGAAGGCGTTTTATCTGGGCGTTGACGATACCAACATGTTGTCCTTCTTCACTAAAACCAGCTCTGTTCTGAAGATGGTGAACAAGGACGGTCTTCAGGCTGCACAGAGCCTTGCCCCCATCAGCGTCATGATGGATCAGATGGGGATGAACGGGGAGTCGGCAGGTAATGCCCTGCGAAAAGTTATCCAGTCCGGATTAAGTGTTAAGAAAATCAGGGACGTCAATAAAGTCATGGCCCGCCAGAAACTCGGGGTACAGCTCGATTTTACTGACGGCAAAGGAAGTTTTGGCGGTCTTGATAACATGTTTAAGCAACTGGCAAAGTTGCGAAAACTGACTGACGTTAAGCGAACTAATGTACTTAAGGCAATATTTGGTGATGATGCCGAAACCATTCAGGTGGTCAATGCGCTGATCGATAAAGGAAAGGATGGTTACGATCAGATCCAGCAGAAGATGAATAAACAGGCCAGCCTGAATAAACGTGTTCAGGCACAGCTTGGTACGCTGTCCAACCTGTGGGAGGCAATGACGGGGACCGCAACTAACGGCCTTGCAGCTATTGGCGGCGCATTTTCTGGTGACGCTAAAAATATCACGCAATGGCTGGGGGAGTTGGGGGAGAAATTCACGAAGTTTGCGGATGAAAATCCCCGGGTTATTCGCGGCGTCGTCGGGCTTGCTGCCGGTCTTGCGATTCTGAAACTGGGATTGATGGGCGTTGGCGGTGCCATCAGTATTGTCAGCAGGATCATGTCGATGACGCCGATTGGCATGATTGCGACGGCGATAGCCCTGGCTGCGGGATTAATTATCACTAACTGGGATGTTGTCGGACCTTATTTTAAGAAACTCTGGGAAACCATTGGTCCTTATTTTGAGGCTGGCTGGGAACTTCTGAAGAAAGTTTTTGCCTGGTCGCCGCTGGGGATGGTGATCAATAACTGGGGACCGGTTGTTAAGTGGTTTCAGGATATGTGGGACAAGCTGAAGCCAATTATTGAGTGGTTTACCGACAGTTCCGGTGACACGGTCGATGCCATTAACTCTGCGCAGTGGGGCGCGGGTGCTTATGATGCTTATGGGACGGGAATACCGGCGCGGGGATACACACCTTATCCGGCGGTAGATCCGGCTCAGTCAAACAACGCCTCCGATGCCACAGGCCCGAATCCCTTCATGATTAACAAAGCTTCTGCGCCAAAAGTTGATGGTGAGATCAAGGTCTCTTTTGTGAATTCGCCTCCGGGTATGCGGGTTATGGAAACGCGATCCAGCGGTATTGATGTCAGCCATGATGTTGGCTATACGCGGTTCAGGTAG
- a CDS encoding HK97 family phage prohead protease gives MQTKQRLDVPLSLKSVSDSGEFEGYGSVFGVKDSHDDVVMSGAFAASLRAWSDRKALPALLWQHRMDEPIGVYTEMKEDDVGLYVRGRLLIDDDPLAKRAHAHMKAGSLTGLSIGYVLKDWEYDRSKEAFLLKEIDLWEVSLVTFPSNDEARISDVKNALARGEIPEQKKIERVLRDVGLSRTQAKAFMAGGYGALSLRDAEDVGSALNALKNLNF, from the coding sequence ATGCAGACGAAACAACGTCTTGATGTACCGCTGAGTCTGAAATCTGTCAGTGACTCCGGTGAGTTTGAAGGGTATGGCTCCGTCTTTGGTGTAAAGGACAGCCACGATGATGTGGTGATGTCCGGGGCATTTGCTGCTTCCCTACGGGCGTGGAGTGACAGAAAAGCGTTACCAGCGCTGCTCTGGCAGCACCGCATGGATGAGCCCATCGGTGTTTATACCGAAATGAAGGAAGACGATGTCGGGCTTTACGTCAGGGGGCGGTTGCTCATTGATGATGATCCCCTGGCAAAACGCGCACATGCACACATGAAGGCCGGTTCGTTAACCGGCCTTTCTATTGGGTACGTCCTGAAAGACTGGGAATACGACCGGAGCAAAGAAGCCTTTCTGCTGAAAGAAATTGACCTCTGGGAAGTCAGCCTGGTGACGTTCCCGTCTAACGACGAGGCGCGGATCAGCGACGTCAAGAACGCACTGGCCCGCGGGGAAATCCCCGAACAGAAAAAAATCGAAAGAGTCCTGCGTGATGTCGGACTCTCCCGTACCCAGGCCAAAGCATTCATGGCCGGGGGCTATGGCGCACTGTCCCTGCGCGACGCTGAGGATGTGGGCTCTGCACTGAATGCACTGAAAAATCTGAACTTCTAA
- a CDS encoding terminase large subunit has product MSRKSYPNVNAANQYARDVVRGKIVACQFVIQACQRHLDDLMAEKSKSFRYRFDKDLAERAAKFIQLLPHTKGEWAFKRMPITLEPWQLFVICCAFGWVNKGSRLRRFREVYTEIPRKNGKSAISAGVALYCFACDNEFGAEVYSGATTEKQAWEVFRPARLMCKRTPMLTEAFGIEVNASNMNRPEDGARFEPLIGNPGDGSSPHCAVVDEYHEHATDALYTTMLTGMGARRQPLMWAITTAGYNIEGPCYDKRREVIEMLNGSVPNDELFGIIYTVDEGDDWTDPQVLEKANPNIGVSVYREFLLSQQQRAKNNARLANVFKTKHLNIWVSARSAYFNLVSWQSCEDKSLTLEQFEGQPCILAFDLARKLDMNSMARLYTREIDGKTHYYSVAPRFWVPYDTVYSVEKNEDRRTAERFQKWVEMGVLTVTDGAEVDYRYILEEAKAANKISPVSESPIDPFGATGLSHDLADEDLNPITIIQNYTNMSDPMKELEAAIESGRFHHDGNPIMTWCIGNVVGKTIPGNDDVVKPVKEQAENKIDGAVALIMAVGRAMLYEKEDTLSDHIESYGIRSL; this is encoded by the coding sequence ATGAGCCGGAAATCTTACCCCAACGTAAATGCTGCCAATCAGTATGCCCGGGATGTCGTGCGCGGAAAGATTGTGGCCTGCCAGTTTGTGATTCAGGCCTGCCAGCGCCATCTTGATGACCTGATGGCGGAAAAAAGTAAGTCGTTTCGTTACCGCTTCGACAAGGACTTGGCTGAACGGGCCGCCAAATTTATTCAGCTGTTGCCGCACACCAAGGGTGAGTGGGCATTCAAGAGGATGCCCATCACGCTGGAGCCGTGGCAGCTCTTTGTGATCTGCTGCGCGTTTGGCTGGGTCAATAAAGGCTCCCGGCTGCGCCGCTTCCGGGAGGTGTATACCGAAATCCCCCGTAAGAACGGCAAATCAGCAATCTCTGCCGGTGTCGCCCTGTATTGTTTTGCCTGTGATAACGAGTTCGGCGCGGAAGTGTATTCCGGTGCCACGACGGAGAAACAGGCATGGGAAGTCTTTCGTCCGGCAAGACTGATGTGTAAACGCACACCCATGCTGACGGAAGCGTTCGGGATTGAGGTTAACGCCTCAAACATGAATCGTCCGGAGGATGGCGCGCGGTTTGAACCGCTGATCGGTAACCCCGGTGATGGTTCATCACCCCACTGTGCGGTGGTGGATGAATATCACGAGCACGCCACCGATGCGCTTTACACCACGATGCTTACCGGGATGGGGGCGCGACGTCAGCCACTGATGTGGGCCATTACTACTGCCGGGTACAACATTGAGGGGCCGTGCTACGACAAGCGACGGGAAGTTATCGAGATGCTCAACGGGTCGGTACCCAACGATGAACTGTTCGGGATCATCTATACCGTTGACGAAGGCGATGACTGGACCGACCCGCAGGTGCTGGAAAAAGCTAACCCGAATATTGGCGTGTCGGTTTATCGCGAATTTTTGTTAAGTCAGCAGCAGCGTGCGAAAAATAACGCCCGTCTGGCAAACGTCTTTAAAACAAAACACCTCAATATCTGGGTGTCGGCGCGTTCGGCGTATTTCAACCTGGTGAGCTGGCAGAGCTGCGAGGATAAATCACTGACCCTTGAGCAGTTCGAGGGGCAGCCGTGCATTCTGGCCTTTGACCTGGCGCGTAAGCTGGATATGAACAGCATGGCGCGACTTTATACCCGCGAGATTGACGGTAAAACGCATTACTACAGTGTGGCCCCGCGTTTCTGGGTACCGTATGACACGGTGTACAGCGTCGAGAAAAATGAAGATCGACGGACAGCCGAACGCTTTCAGAAATGGGTGGAAATGGGCGTTCTGACCGTTACCGATGGTGCGGAGGTGGATTATCGCTACATCCTCGAGGAGGCCAAAGCGGCGAACAAAATCAGCCCGGTCAGTGAGTCACCCATCGACCCCTTCGGGGCGACCGGGTTGTCACATGACCTTGCTGATGAAGACCTGAACCCCATCACTATCATTCAGAACTACACCAACATGTCCGACCCGATGAAAGAGCTGGAAGCGGCAATTGAATCGGGGCGCTTTCATCATGATGGCAATCCCATCATGACCTGGTGTATCGGCAACGTGGTCGGCAAAACCATTCCGGGTAACGATGATGTGGTGAAGCCCGTCAAAGAGCAGGCGGAAAACAAAATCGATGGTGCAGTTGCGCTGATTATGGCGGTTGGCAGAGCCATGCTGTACGAGAAAGAAGACACGCTGTCTGACCACATTGAGTCCTATGGGATCCGCTCGCTTTAA
- a CDS encoding DUF2635 domain-containing protein: MFVKPVKGRSVPDPARGDLLPAEGRNVDENNYWLRREAAGDIRRVNKKVNTDDDEL, translated from the coding sequence ATGTTTGTGAAACCTGTTAAAGGGCGGTCAGTGCCTGACCCTGCCCGCGGTGACCTTTTGCCCGCCGAAGGGCGAAATGTTGACGAGAACAACTACTGGCTGCGCCGTGAAGCAGCGGGTGATATCCGGCGCGTGAATAAAAAGGTGAACACCGATGACGATGAGCTTTAA
- a CDS encoding phage major capsid protein → MAVDIKDVEQVAQELQQKFDDFKAKNDKRVDAIEQEKGKLAGQVETLNGKLSELENLKSDLEKELLELKRPAGGAQNKLATEHKEAFVGFLRKGREDGLRDLERKALQVGTDEDGGYAVPEALDRNILNLLKDEVVMRQEATVITVGGSDYKKLVNLGGTASGWVGETDTRSQTATSRLELIEPLMGEIYGNPQATQKMLDDVFFNVEAWINSELATEFAEQEEIAFTSGDGTKKPKGFLAYESTDETDKVRAFGKLQHIVSGEATAVTADAIIKLIYTLRKAHRTGAKFMMNNNSLFAIRLLKDTEGNYLWRPGLELGQPSSLAGYGIAENEQMPDIAADAKAIAFGNFKRGYTIVDRIGTRILRDPYTNKPFVGFYTTKRTGGMLVDSQAIKLLKIAAA, encoded by the coding sequence ATGGCGGTTGATATTAAAGATGTCGAACAGGTCGCGCAGGAGCTGCAGCAGAAGTTTGACGACTTCAAAGCAAAGAACGACAAGCGCGTGGATGCGATTGAGCAGGAAAAAGGCAAACTTGCCGGGCAGGTGGAAACCCTGAACGGGAAACTCAGCGAGCTGGAAAACCTCAAAAGCGATCTTGAAAAAGAGCTGCTTGAGCTGAAACGTCCGGCAGGTGGTGCGCAAAATAAACTGGCCACCGAGCATAAAGAGGCGTTTGTGGGCTTCCTGCGTAAAGGCCGTGAAGACGGTCTGCGCGATCTGGAGCGTAAGGCATTGCAGGTGGGCACCGATGAAGACGGTGGCTACGCCGTGCCGGAAGCACTGGATCGCAACATTCTTAACCTGCTGAAAGATGAAGTGGTGATGCGTCAGGAAGCCACGGTGATCACCGTTGGCGGTTCCGACTACAAAAAACTGGTGAATCTAGGCGGTACGGCTTCCGGATGGGTGGGGGAAACGGATACGCGATCCCAGACTGCCACCTCCAGACTGGAGCTGATTGAACCTCTCATGGGGGAAATCTACGGCAACCCGCAGGCTACCCAGAAAATGCTGGACGATGTCTTCTTCAACGTGGAGGCCTGGATCAACAGCGAGCTGGCAACCGAATTTGCCGAACAGGAAGAAATTGCCTTTACCTCAGGCGATGGCACCAAGAAGCCGAAAGGGTTCCTGGCGTATGAATCCACTGATGAAACCGATAAGGTCCGGGCGTTCGGCAAACTTCAGCATATTGTATCCGGCGAAGCAACCGCGGTGACCGCAGACGCCATTATCAAACTGATTTACACGCTGCGTAAGGCACACCGCACTGGCGCGAAGTTCATGATGAACAACAACAGCCTGTTTGCCATCCGTCTGCTGAAAGACACCGAGGGTAACTATCTGTGGCGTCCGGGGCTGGAACTGGGGCAGCCGTCCTCTCTGGCGGGTTACGGTATCGCTGAAAACGAACAGATGCCGGATATCGCCGCTGATGCGAAAGCCATTGCATTTGGTAACTTCAAACGGGGTTACACCATCGTTGACCGTATCGGCACCCGCATTCTGCGTGACCCGTACACCAATAAACCGTTTGTCGGTTTTTATACCACCAAGCGCACCGGCGGGATGCTGGTCGATTCGCAGGCCATCAAACTGCTGAAGATTGCAGCGGCGTAA
- the ymfR gene encoding protein YmfR, whose translation MIMLILAPLVGVLGALLLAYGAWLIYPPAGFVVAGALCLFWSWLVARYLDRTQSSVGGGK comes from the coding sequence ATGATCATGCTGATTCTCGCGCCTCTGGTGGGCGTGCTGGGGGCGCTTTTGCTGGCGTATGGTGCCTGGCTGATTTATCCCCCGGCGGGGTTTGTTGTTGCCGGGGCGTTGTGCCTGTTCTGGTCGTGGCTGGTGGCGCGATATCTCGACCGTACACAGTCGTCTGTCGGCGGAGGTAAATAG